One window of Paenibacillus sp. FSL K6-3182 genomic DNA carries:
- a CDS encoding methylenetetrahydrofolate reductase encodes MRISLELVPRDEAQLKAELDLIKTQFPAINTINIPDLTRFELRSWEASCLCKSLYESSIPHIRAMDFDCVEPLQFIERLDKHNITEVLVVTGDVPKNSEKVVYPTTCLDLIAKIKKDYPHIKVYSAIDPYRGSMDEEYEYVQKKLEAGADGFFTQPFFDLSLMEQYSDMVKGSEIFWGVSPVVSDKSQKYWETRNHVVFPADFQPTLEWNIDFARKALAFTKKTNSHIYFMPIKVDLQAYFDGIFSKVLV; translated from the coding sequence GTGAGAATTTCATTAGAGCTGGTTCCAAGAGACGAGGCCCAGCTGAAGGCGGAGCTGGATTTAATTAAAACACAGTTTCCTGCTATCAATACAATTAATATTCCTGATTTGACGAGGTTCGAGCTGCGCAGCTGGGAGGCATCCTGCCTATGCAAATCTCTATATGAGTCCAGCATTCCCCATATCCGGGCAATGGACTTCGACTGTGTAGAACCGCTGCAATTCATAGAGCGCTTAGACAAACATAACATTACTGAGGTGCTCGTCGTAACCGGCGATGTTCCAAAAAATAGTGAGAAGGTTGTTTATCCGACGACTTGTTTAGACTTGATCGCCAAGATCAAGAAGGATTACCCCCATATTAAGGTGTATTCAGCAATAGATCCTTATCGCGGCAGCATGGACGAGGAATATGAGTATGTACAAAAAAAGCTTGAAGCGGGAGCAGACGGTTTCTTCACGCAGCCATTTTTTGATCTGAGCTTGATGGAGCAGTATTCAGATATGGTGAAGGGCTCCGAAATTTTCTGGGGCGTATCGCCGGTCGTATCGGACAAATCACAAAAATATTGGGAAACAAGAAATCATGTTGTATTCCCTGCTGATTTTCAACCGACGCTTGAGTGGAATATCGATTTTGCGAGGAAAGCATTAGCGTTTACGAAGAAGACGAACAGCCATATTTATTTTATGCCGATAAAAGTAGATTTGCAGGCTTATTTTGATGGGATCTTCAGTAAAGTACTCGTATAA
- a CDS encoding sugar phosphate isomerase/epimerase family protein: protein MTSPIITNKIGVIVDSFQVGVKEGLLKAKQVGADGVQMYAVHGELDPANLNTAARKEWKSYIDGLGLDISALVGDLGGHGFQDPAENRAKIDKSKRIMELGMELGTNIITTHIGIVPSDKNSRVYETMHAACEELARFANDMNAYFAIETGPETSAHLKSFLDGLGTKGVAVNFDPANMVMVTGDDPVQGVYTLKDYIVHTHAKDGVKLGDVDPRDVYGDYGYEVALDHEKIAAMAETGSAFREVPLGDGTVDWPAYLRALQEIGYTGYLTIEREVGTSPEADISKAVQFLKAFKGQ from the coding sequence ATGACATCACCTATCATTACGAACAAAATCGGCGTTATCGTGGATAGCTTTCAGGTTGGTGTAAAGGAAGGTTTGCTTAAAGCGAAGCAGGTTGGTGCGGATGGCGTGCAAATGTATGCAGTACATGGCGAGCTGGACCCTGCTAACCTGAACACAGCTGCAAGAAAAGAATGGAAGTCTTATATTGATGGGCTGGGCCTTGATATTTCCGCTCTTGTTGGCGATTTGGGCGGCCATGGTTTTCAGGACCCTGCGGAAAACCGTGCGAAAATCGATAAATCCAAACGGATTATGGAGCTTGGCATGGAGCTTGGAACAAACATTATTACGACGCATATCGGTATCGTTCCAAGCGACAAAAACAGCCGTGTTTATGAGACGATGCATGCGGCATGTGAAGAGCTAGCTAGATTCGCGAATGACATGAACGCTTATTTTGCGATTGAGACAGGACCTGAGACGTCTGCGCATTTGAAGTCGTTTCTTGATGGTCTTGGCACCAAAGGCGTAGCTGTTAACTTTGACCCTGCCAACATGGTTATGGTTACAGGAGATGATCCTGTTCAAGGCGTGTACACGCTTAAGGATTATATCGTTCATACGCATGCGAAGGACGGCGTGAAGCTGGGAGACGTTGATCCGCGCGACGTTTATGGCGATTATGGCTACGAGGTTGCACTCGACCATGAAAAAATTGCTGCGATGGCCGAAACAGGCTCCGCGTTCCGCGAAGTGCCGCTTGGTGATGGTACTGTGGACTGGCCGGCATATTTGCGAGCGCTTCAGGAAATTGGCTATACAGGATATCTGACGATCGAGCGTGAGGTTGGTACGAGTCCAGAAGCGGATATTAGCAAAGCCGTTCAGTTTTTGAAAGCTTTTAAAGGACAATAA
- a CDS encoding Gfo/Idh/MocA family oxidoreductase → MKPIQIAVIGTGSISSSHLDSYKKNPNANIYAVCDLNEERVKAAAEKYGAEKIYTDYHELLADPVIDAVSICTWNNTHAEISIAALKAGKHVLVEKPLCRTVEDALLVQEAVEQSGKLLQVGFVRRYDTSAQLIRAMADRGEFGEIYFAKASTLRRLGNPGGWFSDIERSGGGPLIDIGVHVIDLCWYLMGRPKPVSVSANTYRKLGNRANVKNLSFYQAADYDAEKNTVEDLANALIRFENGASLLVDVSFTLHAKSNENTVKLYGEKGGFEIDPETVIVTEQNDTILNVYPQTDHAGFDFVGAFQNEINHFVDCVANGKQPISPVADGVEIMKILVGIYESAAKGAEVRL, encoded by the coding sequence ATGAAACCGATACAAATCGCGGTTATTGGAACAGGCTCTATCTCATCATCTCATCTAGATTCCTATAAGAAAAATCCTAATGCGAACATTTACGCGGTTTGCGATTTAAATGAAGAGCGCGTAAAAGCCGCAGCTGAGAAATATGGCGCCGAAAAAATTTATACGGATTATCACGAGCTGCTCGCCGATCCAGTTATTGATGCAGTCAGCATTTGTACGTGGAACAATACGCATGCTGAAATCAGCATTGCGGCTCTTAAAGCTGGCAAGCATGTGCTCGTAGAGAAACCGCTTTGCCGTACGGTTGAAGATGCGCTTCTTGTACAAGAGGCTGTAGAGCAATCCGGCAAGCTCCTTCAAGTGGGCTTCGTCCGCAGATACGATACGAGTGCACAATTGATTCGTGCGATGGCTGACAGAGGCGAGTTCGGTGAAATTTATTTTGCCAAAGCATCAACGCTCAGACGTCTTGGAAATCCAGGCGGATGGTTCTCCGACATTGAGCGCTCAGGCGGCGGACCGCTTATTGATATTGGCGTACACGTCATCGATCTTTGCTGGTATTTGATGGGACGTCCGAAGCCGGTATCCGTTAGTGCCAATACGTATCGCAAGCTTGGCAATCGTGCCAATGTAAAAAACCTAAGCTTCTACCAAGCGGCGGATTATGATGCGGAGAAAAACACAGTTGAGGATTTGGCGAATGCACTTATTCGCTTCGAGAATGGCGCATCGCTGCTCGTAGATGTCAGCTTCACGCTGCATGCCAAGTCTAATGAAAATACAGTTAAGCTGTATGGGGAAAAAGGCGGTTTTGAAATCGATCCGGAAACCGTTATTGTAACAGAGCAAAATGACACGATCTTAAACGTATATCCGCAGACGGATCACGCTGGCTTTGATTTTGTTGGCGCTTTCCAAAATGAGATCAACCACTTCGTTGATTGTGTTGCTAACGGAAAACAGCCAATCAGCCCAGTGGCGGATGGCGTGGAAATTATGAAGATATTAGTCGGCATTTATGAATCCGCAGCAAAAGGAGCGGAAGTGCGTCTATGA
- a CDS encoding anthrone oxygenase family protein encodes MPAANVFNVPLNDMLASADPSVAGPELWTRYVASWTPWNHVRTISTLASLVCFIIEFRHSG; translated from the coding sequence TTGCCGGCAGCTAATGTATTTAACGTACCTTTAAACGATATGCTTGCCTCAGCAGATCCAAGTGTTGCAGGCCCCGAATTATGGACGCGTTATGTTGCCAGCTGGACGCCATGGAATCATGTGCGAACCATTTCCACCCTTGCGTCGTTGGTTTGTTTTATTATAGAGTTCCGACATTCGGGCTAA
- a CDS encoding NUDIX domain-containing protein, with translation MELRPRVCAAIIRDEKILMVFQDHPLENRSFWTLPGGGVEAGETNEEAVIREVKEEVCLNGKAERLLFEAEYSLGPDYCYLVTVDAKEEAHLGVDPELSADEQVLKGIAWFTLEEKKNDLQVSRVIACL, from the coding sequence ATGGAGCTAAGACCGAGGGTTTGTGCGGCAATTATTCGTGATGAGAAAATTTTGATGGTCTTTCAAGATCATCCCCTCGAGAATCGGAGCTTCTGGACATTGCCCGGCGGTGGCGTAGAAGCTGGAGAAACGAATGAGGAAGCGGTTATTCGTGAGGTTAAGGAAGAAGTCTGTCTAAATGGCAAAGCTGAAAGACTACTATTTGAAGCGGAATATTCATTAGGGCCGGATTATTGCTACCTTGTTACCGTTGATGCGAAGGAAGAGGCGCATCTTGGAGTAGACCCTGAGCTCTCTGCTGATGAGCAGGTATTGAAAGGAATCGCATGGTTTACATTAGAGGAAAAGAAAAACGATCTACAGGTGTCTAGAGTAATTGCTTGTCTATAG
- a CDS encoding AraC family transcriptional regulator, translating to MDMPDPHFPIKLHHNTFDQQGMVIFQHHFHEHLEFLYFVSGKASIECGSTTITASAGDLIVVNSNELHYGISLSSDLYYYALIADISLLHSQSVDAAETKFITPITQNRLLLQNYIGDDSKVTSCMHAIINELEQREFGYELAIKSELYRLLTLLLRGHVATVLTKDEYAERMKNIERFAPVFKHIEDSYKDELSVDQLASMANLSRYHFSRLFKELSGHTVTEYITMTRLGKADYLLRHSPLTVSEVATATGFNDIYYFSRTFKKHKKVSPSSLRGN from the coding sequence ATGGACATGCCAGACCCTCATTTTCCGATAAAACTGCATCACAACACCTTCGACCAGCAGGGAATGGTCATTTTCCAGCATCATTTTCATGAACATCTTGAATTTTTATATTTTGTGTCGGGCAAAGCCTCGATAGAGTGCGGTTCTACTACGATAACAGCATCCGCTGGCGATCTCATCGTCGTGAACAGCAATGAGCTTCACTACGGAATCAGCCTATCATCAGATTTGTACTACTATGCGCTCATCGCCGACATTTCCTTGCTGCACAGCCAGTCGGTGGATGCTGCCGAAACGAAGTTCATTACGCCCATTACGCAGAACCGCCTTCTGCTGCAAAATTATATTGGTGACGACAGCAAAGTAACGTCCTGCATGCATGCCATCATCAATGAGCTCGAGCAGCGCGAGTTCGGTTACGAGCTGGCCATAAAATCCGAGCTCTACCGCCTGTTGACGCTGCTGCTTCGCGGTCATGTCGCTACCGTGCTCACCAAAGACGAATATGCAGAGCGTATGAAGAACATTGAGCGCTTCGCGCCTGTCTTCAAGCATATTGAGGACAGCTACAAGGATGAGCTTTCGGTGGACCAGCTGGCAAGCATGGCAAACCTCAGCCGCTACCACTTTAGCCGATTGTTCAAAGAGCTGAGCGGCCATACCGTTACAGAATATATAACGATGACACGGCTCGGCAAAGCCGATTACTTGCTGCGTCATAGTCCGCTTACCGTGTCGGAGGTTGCAACAGCGACAGGCTTCAATGACATTTATTACTTTAGCCGTACGTTCAAAAAACACAAAAAAGTTTCCCCGTCCTCGCTTCGGGGAAACTAA
- a CDS encoding glycosyltransferase family 39 protein — translation MAIRTKTVIFTILLVLGLLLRCYYTDWDKKLTGDEVGYNKMVLQLLHEGVYGYAPYAYSEKSNAFTTPGYPLFLAGCYAVFGYAGDRPPVVQIQALQILIQLICAVIMYRIARQMFAYTGISLLMMACYLLHPTFILSSMYLLTETLYGLFFLLFIYLLVRCAQETKLRWFLSLGVVFGICVLIRPTIVPFIVVLLAGVAVYGRKYGMAAVLKAISVITIGFAAMMLPWWIRNWMTLDKVLLLAEQTGNPLLWGSYPFERSPHVDVKQDPAEMGRIAYERIINGFRNEFFTYLSWYSWGKLLIYISEIFPGLGYITVNKLLSKLITILHMIVMVIGLGGLVKIIIHERRNAMYMMIALLAVFSILLYLPFSPTPRYFYPTIPLCFLGLGYLLSCTITSKGRPNKNEGYRA, via the coding sequence ATGGCTATCAGAACCAAAACGGTCATTTTCACCATATTGCTTGTGCTAGGCTTGCTGCTTCGCTGCTATTATACAGATTGGGATAAAAAGCTGACGGGTGACGAGGTTGGCTATAATAAAATGGTGCTGCAGCTACTTCATGAGGGCGTTTACGGATATGCGCCATATGCTTATTCAGAAAAATCTAATGCGTTTACAACGCCAGGTTATCCTCTTTTTTTGGCTGGCTGTTATGCCGTATTTGGATATGCGGGAGATCGTCCCCCAGTCGTACAAATTCAGGCGCTGCAAATATTGATTCAGCTTATATGTGCAGTTATCATGTATAGGATTGCGAGACAAATGTTTGCTTATACGGGCATTAGTCTGTTGATGATGGCTTGTTATTTATTGCATCCCACGTTTATTTTATCGTCAATGTATCTTTTAACGGAAACGTTATACGGTTTATTTTTTCTATTATTTATTTATCTTTTAGTGAGGTGTGCACAGGAGACAAAGCTTAGATGGTTTCTATCACTAGGTGTCGTCTTCGGCATTTGTGTACTGATCCGGCCAACGATCGTTCCCTTTATAGTTGTTTTGCTAGCTGGTGTAGCGGTATACGGCAGAAAATATGGAATGGCAGCGGTGCTAAAAGCGATTTCCGTTATTACGATCGGCTTTGCTGCAATGATGCTGCCCTGGTGGATTCGCAATTGGATGACCTTAGATAAGGTGCTGTTGCTCGCGGAGCAGACCGGAAATCCGTTGTTATGGGGTTCATATCCTTTTGAACGGAGTCCTCATGTTGACGTTAAACAAGATCCTGCGGAAATGGGGAGAATAGCTTATGAGCGAATCATCAATGGTTTCCGCAATGAGTTTTTCACCTACCTGAGCTGGTACAGCTGGGGCAAGCTGCTAATTTATATTAGTGAGATTTTTCCGGGTTTAGGATATATAACAGTAAATAAGCTATTGTCCAAGCTGATAACTATTTTGCATATGATCGTTATGGTCATTGGTTTGGGTGGACTCGTAAAGATCATTATCCATGAAAGAAGAAATGCGATGTATATGATGATTGCATTGCTCGCCGTGTTTAGCATACTGCTGTATCTACCCTTCTCGCCTACGCCAAGATATTTTTATCCGACGATTCCGCTTTGTTTCTTGGGACTGGGATATTTGCTTTCATGTACTATAACGTCTAAGGGCAGACCAAATAAGAATGAAGGTTATCGAGCATAG
- a CDS encoding GNAT family N-acetyltransferase, which yields MSHSQNTGNSILTIACKDIILREYQVEDLDALHNLTWQPHFHEFLLDWNVSKEQRADWFNHYEIPENLRFLEEVSNDGDIGELRLRLSIISRDTGKFIGVCGTGILDKISPPNREIFYGISNDHRNKGYTTQAANGLIQYLFENTNVEELVAIAQIRNVPSNKVILKCGFEFQNNIVIENREYSYYKLKK from the coding sequence ATGAGTCATTCACAAAATACAGGTAATAGCATTTTAACTATAGCGTGCAAAGATATTATTTTGAGAGAGTATCAGGTCGAGGATTTAGATGCTCTGCATAATCTCACTTGGCAGCCTCATTTTCATGAATTTTTGCTGGATTGGAATGTTTCTAAGGAACAAAGGGCAGACTGGTTCAACCATTATGAAATACCAGAAAACCTGCGTTTTTTAGAAGAGGTATCCAACGATGGTGATATAGGAGAGCTGCGGCTGCGACTGAGTATAATATCCAGAGATACTGGCAAATTTATCGGTGTTTGCGGGACAGGAATATTGGATAAAATATCGCCGCCCAACAGAGAGATTTTTTATGGGATTTCAAATGATCATAGAAATAAGGGTTACACGACTCAAGCTGCAAACGGATTGATTCAGTATTTGTTCGAAAATACGAATGTCGAGGAGCTCGTGGCTATCGCTCAGATACGCAACGTACCATCGAATAAAGTGATCCTAAAATGCGGTTTTGAATTTCAAAACAATATCGTTATTGAAAATAGGGAATACAGTTATTACAAGCTTAAAAAGTGA
- a CDS encoding GNAT family N-acetyltransferase, with protein MAVKIVQVSHTDTDLHRLIQKLDEDLAQRYTAEEVFTVDFNDPGIEQIVFVVAYEQGEPVGCGAIKPLDEEYIELKRFYVSPEFRRNGIAAQVLNDLEARAKDMNYQYIRLEAGAPQPEALHFYKKHHYYEIDRYGEYVACDSSLCFEKKL; from the coding sequence ATGGCAGTGAAAATTGTACAAGTATCACATACCGATACAGATTTACATAGGCTTATTCAGAAGCTGGATGAGGATTTAGCGCAAAGATATACGGCAGAGGAAGTATTTACAGTAGATTTTAATGATCCAGGGATTGAGCAAATTGTATTTGTGGTCGCATACGAGCAAGGGGAACCGGTTGGATGTGGAGCCATAAAACCGCTGGATGAGGAGTATATAGAATTAAAACGATTTTATGTCAGCCCCGAATTTAGAAGGAACGGCATAGCCGCACAGGTTTTGAATGATTTAGAAGCCAGAGCGAAGGATATGAATTATCAATATATTCGTTTGGAAGCAGGGGCTCCTCAGCCAGAAGCGCTTCATTTCTATAAAAAACATCATTATTATGAAATTGATAGATATGGTGAATATGTTGCGTGCGATTCAAGCCTTTGTTTTGAAAAAAAACTTTAA
- a CDS encoding manganese-dependent inorganic pyrophosphatase, producing MTKTLIFGHKNPDTDTITSAIAYAELKTKLGADVEAIRLGDVNGETQYALDYFGIPAPRLIENVADETDTVILVDHNERQQSANDIDSVRVLEVIDHHRIANFETSHPVYFRAEPVGCTATILNKLYKENGVEIRKEIAGLMLSAIISDSLLFKSPTCTEQDVAAARELAEIAGVNAESYGLDMLKAGADLSDKTIAQLISLDAKEFAMGSYKVEIAQVNAVDTNDVISRQAELEAALNDIIATKGLDLFVLVVTDILNNDSVALALGVQAHAVEKAYNVTLVDNKAVLKGVVSRKSQIVPVLTETLSSL from the coding sequence ATGACTAAAACGCTTATTTTCGGGCACAAAAACCCGGATACCGACACGATTACATCAGCGATCGCATACGCTGAGCTAAAAACAAAGCTAGGTGCTGACGTTGAGGCGATTCGCCTTGGGGACGTTAATGGCGAAACACAATACGCTCTTGATTATTTCGGCATTCCAGCTCCTCGTTTGATCGAGAATGTTGCTGACGAGACTGACACTGTTATTTTGGTCGATCATAACGAGCGTCAACAATCCGCAAACGATATCGACAGCGTACGTGTACTTGAAGTAATCGATCACCACCGTATTGCTAATTTCGAGACAAGCCACCCTGTATATTTCCGCGCTGAGCCTGTAGGCTGCACAGCGACGATTTTGAATAAATTGTACAAAGAGAACGGCGTTGAAATCCGCAAAGAAATTGCTGGCCTTATGCTGTCTGCTATCATTTCTGATTCCTTGCTGTTCAAATCGCCAACTTGCACGGAGCAAGATGTAGCAGCCGCTCGCGAGCTTGCTGAAATCGCTGGCGTTAATGCAGAAAGCTATGGTCTGGACATGCTTAAAGCAGGCGCGGATCTTAGCGACAAAACGATTGCACAGCTGATTTCCCTAGATGCGAAAGAATTCGCAATGGGTAGCTACAAAGTAGAAATCGCGCAAGTAAACGCGGTTGATACAAACGATGTTATTTCTCGCCAAGCGGAGCTGGAAGCAGCACTTAACGATATTATTGCAACAAAAGGTCTTGATCTGTTTGTGCTTGTTGTAACGGACATTTTGAACAATGATTCCGTAGCGCTTGCACTTGGCGTTCAAGCTCACGCGGTTGAGAAAGCTTACAACGTAACGTTGGTAGACAATAAAGCGGTACTCAAAGGCGTTGTTTCCCGCAAATCGCAAATCGTACCTGTTCTTACAGAAACGCTAAGCAGCCTGTAA
- the pyrE gene encoding orotate phosphoribosyltransferase, with translation MMREQLARAIYEAAYLEGEFKLRSGQTSNHYFDKYLFESNPRLLAEIAEKLAPLVPSDTEVLAGLEMGGIPIATALSLKTGIPAAFVRKEAKKYGTCKLAEGVDIAGKKVCIIEDVVTTGGQILISTDDLREYGAEIKSVMSVIEREPLGRRNLEEAGLTYISLFHIDELLQASTK, from the coding sequence ATGATGAGAGAACAATTGGCGAGAGCAATCTATGAAGCAGCCTATTTAGAGGGAGAGTTTAAGCTGCGTTCAGGTCAAACTTCGAATCACTATTTTGATAAATACTTATTTGAGTCCAATCCTAGGCTATTGGCTGAAATTGCAGAGAAACTGGCTCCGTTAGTACCCAGCGATACCGAAGTATTGGCGGGGCTCGAGATGGGCGGAATTCCGATTGCAACAGCTCTTTCACTGAAAACAGGCATACCTGCTGCATTTGTAAGAAAAGAAGCAAAGAAATATGGTACCTGTAAACTTGCTGAAGGAGTAGATATAGCAGGGAAAAAGGTCTGTATTATTGAAGATGTGGTTACAACAGGAGGACAGATTCTTATCAGCACGGATGATCTAAGGGAATATGGGGCTGAGATCAAGTCCGTTATGTCGGTTATTGAACGAGAGCCGCTGGGCAGGAGGAATCTCGAAGAGGCGGGATTAACCTACATTTCTTTATTCCATATCGATGAGCTATTGCAAGCTTCGACTAAGTAA
- a CDS encoding ribonuclease H family protein, giving the protein MAKGKYYVVWVGKKTGIFTSWPECQAQVSGVQDAKFKSFETKQLAEKAFQDGWRSHWGTGSGKAAASSAKTRSSVKQPVLIQEDTASIDYDSISVDVGTRGNPGPVEYKGVDTQTGEILFYVGPVPNGTNNLGEFIAIVHALSYLKEKGSTRTVYSDSRTALSWLRNKKVASTLKRDASTSKIWELTDQAVKWLQTHTYTNKVLKWNTEEWGEIKADFGRK; this is encoded by the coding sequence ATGGCAAAAGGAAAATATTATGTCGTATGGGTTGGCAAGAAAACAGGGATATTCACTTCATGGCCCGAGTGCCAAGCGCAGGTTAGCGGAGTACAGGATGCGAAGTTTAAATCTTTCGAGACGAAGCAGCTGGCGGAAAAAGCTTTCCAAGACGGCTGGCGCAGTCATTGGGGGACAGGCTCAGGCAAAGCTGCTGCTTCGAGCGCAAAAACAAGGAGCAGCGTAAAGCAGCCTGTACTGATCCAGGAAGATACTGCTTCCATTGATTATGATAGTATTTCTGTTGACGTGGGTACGCGTGGAAATCCCGGTCCTGTCGAGTATAAAGGGGTAGACACGCAGACAGGTGAAATTTTGTTTTACGTCGGACCGGTACCGAACGGCACTAATAATTTAGGCGAGTTTATTGCTATCGTACATGCTCTTTCCTATTTGAAGGAGAAAGGCAGCACAAGGACGGTTTACAGTGATTCAAGAACAGCGCTAAGCTGGCTTCGCAACAAAAAAGTAGCCTCGACCTTAAAAAGGGATGCTTCGACTTCGAAAATTTGGGAGCTTACAGATCAAGCTGTGAAGTGGCTTCAAACCCATACCTACACGAATAAGGTATTGAAATGGAATACCGAGGAGTGGGGCGAAATCAAAGCGGATTTTGGCCGCAAATGA
- a CDS encoding HAD family hydrolase — MIQAVIFDLDGTLLDRDRSLLKFVEEQFERLIRPNGEVDKESYIKRFIALDSRGYVWKDKVYQELIREFGLRMDWNELLEDYKIGFSNHAVSFPNMIELLDSLKEKGYKLAMITNGFGNFQASNIQALQIAHYFDEILISEREGLRKPDPAIFLRAAEKLNVAIEACVYVGDHPVNDITASKATGMRGIWKEDNYYTESFEYDAKVTDLIEIRHLVEQWK, encoded by the coding sequence ATGATACAAGCCGTTATTTTTGATTTAGACGGTACGCTGCTGGATCGTGATCGTTCCTTATTGAAGTTCGTAGAGGAGCAATTCGAGAGATTGATTAGACCGAACGGCGAGGTGGATAAAGAGAGTTATATTAAAAGGTTCATCGCATTAGACAGTCGTGGCTATGTTTGGAAGGACAAAGTATACCAGGAGCTCATACGAGAGTTTGGGCTTAGGATGGATTGGAATGAGTTGCTAGAAGACTATAAAATAGGTTTCTCAAATCATGCGGTTTCATTTCCTAATATGATAGAACTGCTCGATAGCCTTAAGGAAAAAGGCTATAAGCTGGCGATGATTACGAACGGATTCGGCAACTTTCAAGCGAGCAATATTCAGGCCCTCCAAATCGCTCATTATTTTGATGAAATTCTTATTTCGGAGCGGGAGGGCCTCCGAAAGCCTGATCCCGCTATATTCCTGCGAGCTGCGGAAAAACTGAATGTGGCAATAGAGGCATGTGTTTATGTTGGAGACCATCCAGTCAATGACATCACTGCGAGCAAAGCGACAGGCATGAGGGGAATATGGAAGGAAGACAACTATTATACGGAGTCATTTGAGTATGACGCGAAGGTGACGGACTTAATAGAAATTAGACATCTAGTTGAACAATGGAAATAA
- a CDS encoding sugar phosphate isomerase/epimerase → MKLGISTYSLYNALRTGEMTIQDVIVYIASIGGEHVEIVPLGFNLTENPELIEVIKKQAQESGIEISNYAVGANFSGLNEEQFELELDRLKREVDIAAALGVKKMRHDVASSQNLSISNFLLELPKLAKACQAVADYAATFGITTSVENHGYFIQHSDRVQALIEVVDRPNFKTTLDVGNFLCVDENPLAAVKNNVSLASMVHIKDFYYRPSTENPGEGWFKSKGGNWLRGAIVGHGDIAMPQVLRAVKESGYDDYISIEFEGLEDCRLGTRLGFEFVKRVWNEI, encoded by the coding sequence ATGAAATTAGGAATCAGCACATACAGCTTATATAATGCACTGAGAACGGGCGAAATGACGATACAGGATGTTATCGTATATATTGCATCCATTGGAGGAGAGCATGTTGAAATAGTACCGCTTGGCTTTAACCTTACTGAAAATCCGGAACTGATCGAAGTGATTAAGAAGCAAGCGCAGGAAAGCGGTATTGAAATATCGAATTATGCGGTAGGTGCAAACTTCTCCGGTTTAAATGAAGAGCAATTCGAGCTGGAGCTTGACCGCTTGAAGCGTGAAGTGGATATTGCAGCAGCACTTGGCGTGAAGAAGATGCGTCATGATGTGGCATCATCGCAAAACCTATCCATTTCGAACTTCTTGTTGGAGCTGCCAAAGCTAGCGAAGGCTTGCCAAGCTGTTGCGGATTATGCAGCAACGTTTGGAATTACAACAAGTGTAGAAAATCACGGTTATTTTATACAACATAGCGACCGGGTACAGGCACTCATTGAGGTTGTAGATCGTCCAAACTTCAAGACAACGCTTGATGTCGGGAACTTCCTTTGTGTGGATGAGAATCCTCTTGCTGCTGTTAAAAACAATGTCAGCCTGGCTTCTATGGTCCATATTAAAGATTTCTACTATCGTCCATCTACCGAAAATCCGGGTGAAGGCTGGTTTAAATCCAAAGGCGGCAATTGGCTTCGGGGCGCAATCGTCGGACATGGTGACATCGCTATGCCGCAAGTACTGCGTGCAGTGAAAGAAAGCGGCTATGATGATTATATTTCCATCGAGTTTGAAGGCTTGGAAGATTGCCGTCTTGGAACGAGACTTGGCTTTGAATTCGTAAAACGTGTATGGAACGAAATTTAA